CAAAGTTGAATTTGTGTATACTCTTGAAATGATAAAAAGTTATTTGTTTTTCAGATAAATTCTTGAAACCTATGGTGATTTGTAACACAAAGCAATCATAATATGAAATACTATCTTTGTATCATGGGCTTAAGTAATCCCGAAAAAGTCGAGCTTCATTTGTCTCAATCATAATGCAGTCTTATATTTCAATAAGATATTTTATTGTCACAAAAATCACTCGTGTTTAAGAAAACAATCATGAAAAAAGGACTGAGATGTAAGTAAGTTTTTATGGATTAAAGCTCTTGTAAAAAGAGGTGGAACTTGTTATTCAGATCTgtccattaaaagaaaaaaacgtaCGTCTAAATCTTTGAGCCAACATGATTTGTAACGATACCATAAGCCAAGCATACTCGTGAGTGCTCTTTAAGTGTAAGAATCTTGTAAGATTCAGGTGGGCCATGAATTTGTGCTATTTCTAAGAAGGGCTTTGAAGCAATGTTTAAATGTTAAAGTATCTTattggattattttttattaagttaCTTGATATCACTTTAACAACAACATGCCATTAGCAATCATGAACGTCAGAAAAAAAGGCTTTTACTAGAAAAGATCTAGGCGATATTAGAAGATCCGGTTAATGCGGGTCGGATCCGGCCCAACCTCCACGCCCGTGACCTTTCCCCGACCCGGCCCGGATCCGAAAGCGTCTCCTGCCCCTCCCCTGCCTATCCTCCCTCCCTCCACACGAGAACGCCTCCTGAACCAGAAGAACATCAATGGCTGGATCACTGACGAACGAGAGGAGTCCGTCAATGGCCGCCGCCTCGTGATCTTCTCGTGGCCATCCTCCGTCCAGAGGGAATTCCGGGGAGCGGATTCCGATCAGCCGATTTGCCCCCCGCCCGATGGCGCGCCCGCCTGAAGATCCCGAAACCCTAGAACCCGGCTTCCTCTTCGAGTGGTACATCAACCCCACCTTCCCCTCGCCCTTCTACGTCGCCGGAGGCTCCGGCGTCGCCCCCGCCGCGGCCGCGCGCTCGCCGGCCTGCGATTCCGATTCCGATTCCGATTCGGGATCCGACGGTTCCGGCTCGGCCCGCGGCGCTGAAGACGCCGTCGGGGTCGGACCCGGAGCCGCCGCTGGTGGTGGTGCGGAATCGGGGCCGAGGATCGATTCGGATCGGCGGGAATCGGTCTCCGAATCCGCCCGACGCGCCGCGGCTGACGAGGCGGATCCGCGGCGCGCGGGATTGCGAGTGGTGAGCATCGATTCGGATTCGGATTCGGAGTATCTGGAATCCGAGAACGTGTGCTCGTTCGACTTGGAATCGCAGAGGAatctggcggcggagctcgaGTGGGAGGAGGTGAGCGAGCAGGCGCACGATCGGGACGAAGAAGAGGTGACGGTCTCGTCGGAGAATTTTACAGAGGAGttagaaggaggagaagaagatgataatgaTTCCGTCGCGCGTCATCTGGAGTGGGAGTTTCTCCTCGCCGTGAACAATGTGCAAAATATCCCAACTTGGGACTA
Above is a window of Eucalyptus grandis isolate ANBG69807.140 chromosome 9, ASM1654582v1, whole genome shotgun sequence DNA encoding:
- the LOC104419466 gene encoding E3 ubiquitin-protein ligase Praja-1, with product MARPPEDPETLEPGFLFEWYINPTFPSPFYVAGGSGVAPAAAARSPACDSDSDSDSGSDGSGSARGAEDAVGVGPGAAAGGGAESGPRIDSDRRESVSESARRAAADEADPRRAGLRVVSIDSDSDSEYLESENVCSFDLESQRNLAAELEWEEVSEQAHDRDEEEVTVSSENFTEELEGGEEDDNDSVARHLEWEFLLAVNNVQNIPTWDYGPHVAPPDDFFYAAEFDILLDQFVENEVAIRGSPPAAKAAVEDLPLIILSESDVQLSGGVCAVCKDEVSVGDGVRKLPCSHYYHGDCILPWLAIRNSCPICRYELPTDDLEYERSKGRSSGGRVTWDSQVSEDFELFA